One genomic segment of Tubulanus polymorphus chromosome 4, tnTubPoly1.2, whole genome shotgun sequence includes these proteins:
- the LOC141904670 gene encoding casein kinase I-like isoform X1 produces MELRVGNKYRLGRKIGSGSFGDIYLGTDITNADEVAIKLECVKTKHPQLHIESKIYKMMQGGVGIPTIKWCGAEGDYNVMVMELLGPSLEDLFNFCSRKFSLKTVLLLADQLISRIEYIHSKNFIHRDVKPDNFLMGLGKKGNLVYIIDFGLAKKYRDSRTHQHIPYRENKNLTGTARYASINTHLGIEQSRRDDMESLGYVFMYFLRGSLPWQGLKAQTKRQKYERISEKKMSTPIEELCRGFPGEFATYLNFCRSLRFDDKPDYSYLRQLFRSLFHRQGYTYDYVFDWNMLKFGGSRCHEDVDRDRRDRHHVHSSTTRALQGTAAKVRASDQGAGAMVSPGDFNDIDLNAAGQSHHGRKSAKLGLVTRASDSRGVNRHNTTDSGGGKPDARPGRPATGGTGAGKHTLPSARKLGKTRDDRQ; encoded by the exons ATGGAACTTCGCGTCGGTAATAAGTATCGACTAGGTCGAAAGATCGGTAGCGGTTCATTTGGTGATATATATTTAG GAACGGATATAACGAATGCTGATGAGGTGGCGATTAAATTAGAATGTGTCAAAACGAAGCATCCTCAGTTACATATAGAAAGTAAAATTTACAAGATGATGCAAGGAGGAG TTGGTATCCCGACAATCAAATGGTGCGGAGCCGAAGGCGACTACAACGTGATGGTGATGGAATTGCTCGGACCGAGTTTAGAAGATTTATTCAACTTTTGCTCGCGGAAATTCAGTCTAAAAACGGTGTTACTGTTAGCTGACCAACTG ataagtCGAATCGAATATATTCACTCGAAGAATTTCATCCATCGCGACGTTAAACCGGACAATTTCCTCATGGGACTCGGTAAAAAGGGAAACCTTGTGTATATAATAGACTTCGGTCTGGCCAAAAAATATCGTGATTCTAGAACACATCAACATATACCGTATCGGGAAAACAAGAATCTCACCGGAACAGCTCGTTACGCTAGTATTAATACTCATTTAGGCATCG AGCAAAGTCGTCGCGATGACATGGAATCGTTAGGTTATGTgttcatgtattttttacGAGGAAGTCTTCCCTGGCAGGGGTTGAAGGCTCAAACGAAACGACAGAAATACGAACGAATCAGCGAAAAGAAAATGTCCACCCCTATCGAGGAATTATGTCGCGGTTTTCCTG GTGAATTTGCGACGTATTTAAATTTTTGCCGCTCGTTGAggtttgatgataaaccagaTTACTCTTACTTAAGGCAGCTATTTCGTAGTTTATTTCACCGTCAGGGTTACACCTACGACTACGTGTTTGACTGGAATATGCTGAAGTTC GGCGGAAGCCGTTGTCACGAAGACGTCGACCGCGATCGCAGAGACAGACATCACGTGCACAGTTCGACGACTAGAGCGTTGCAAGGTACGGCCGCTAAAGTGAGAGCGTCTGATCAAGGAGCCGGCGCGATGGTTAGTCCCGGCGATTTCAACG ATATAGATCTAAACGCGGCGGGCCAGTCTCATCACGGCCGCAAGTCGGCTAAACTCGGCCTCGTAACGAGAGCCAGTGATAGTCGCGGCGTTAATCGGCACAATACAACGGACAGCGGTGGCGGCAAACCGGACGCTAGACCCGGCCGTCCTGCTACCGGTGGGACTGGTGCTGGTAAACATACCCTTCCGAGTGCTAGGAAACTAGGAAAAACGCGAGACGACCGACAATAA
- the LOC141904670 gene encoding casein kinase I-like isoform X2 — protein sequence MELRVGNKYRLGRKIGSGSFGDIYLGTDITNADEVAIKLECVKTKHPQLHIESKIYKMMQGGVGIPTIKWCGAEGDYNVMVMELLGPSLEDLFNFCSRKFSLKTVLLLADQLISRIEYIHSKNFIHRDVKPDNFLMGLGKKGNLVYIIDFGLAKKYRDSRTHQHIPYRENKNLTGTARYASINTHLGIEQSRRDDMESLGYVFMYFLRGSLPWQGLKAQTKRQKYERISEKKMSTPIEELCRGFPGEFATYLNFCRSLRFDDKPDYSYLRQLFRSLFHRQGYTYDYVFDWNMLKFGGSRCHEDVDRDRRDRHHVHSSTTRALQGTAAKVRASDQGAGAMVSPGDFNATSPRPISRAERERRVSMRLHRGAPPNVASGVPADPRGGAGVDARGMNSSGGVRRGSKDDALAGGRSSANRHLKK from the exons ATGGAACTTCGCGTCGGTAATAAGTATCGACTAGGTCGAAAGATCGGTAGCGGTTCATTTGGTGATATATATTTAG GAACGGATATAACGAATGCTGATGAGGTGGCGATTAAATTAGAATGTGTCAAAACGAAGCATCCTCAGTTACATATAGAAAGTAAAATTTACAAGATGATGCAAGGAGGAG TTGGTATCCCGACAATCAAATGGTGCGGAGCCGAAGGCGACTACAACGTGATGGTGATGGAATTGCTCGGACCGAGTTTAGAAGATTTATTCAACTTTTGCTCGCGGAAATTCAGTCTAAAAACGGTGTTACTGTTAGCTGACCAACTG ataagtCGAATCGAATATATTCACTCGAAGAATTTCATCCATCGCGACGTTAAACCGGACAATTTCCTCATGGGACTCGGTAAAAAGGGAAACCTTGTGTATATAATAGACTTCGGTCTGGCCAAAAAATATCGTGATTCTAGAACACATCAACATATACCGTATCGGGAAAACAAGAATCTCACCGGAACAGCTCGTTACGCTAGTATTAATACTCATTTAGGCATCG AGCAAAGTCGTCGCGATGACATGGAATCGTTAGGTTATGTgttcatgtattttttacGAGGAAGTCTTCCCTGGCAGGGGTTGAAGGCTCAAACGAAACGACAGAAATACGAACGAATCAGCGAAAAGAAAATGTCCACCCCTATCGAGGAATTATGTCGCGGTTTTCCTG GTGAATTTGCGACGTATTTAAATTTTTGCCGCTCGTTGAggtttgatgataaaccagaTTACTCTTACTTAAGGCAGCTATTTCGTAGTTTATTTCACCGTCAGGGTTACACCTACGACTACGTGTTTGACTGGAATATGCTGAAGTTC GGCGGAAGCCGTTGTCACGAAGACGTCGACCGCGATCGCAGAGACAGACATCACGTGCACAGTTCGACGACTAGAGCGTTGCAAGGTACGGCCGCTAAAGTGAGAGCGTCTGATCAAGGAGCCGGCGCGATGGTTAGTCCCGGCGATTTCAACG CGACGTCGCCGAGGCCGATATCGAGAGCCGAACGAGAACGACGGGTTAGCATGCGTTTACACCGAGGAGCGCCGCCTAACGTAGCGAGCGGCGTGCCGGCGGATCCGCGCGGCGGCGCTGGTGTCGACGCGCGAGGTATGAACTCATCGGGCGGCGTCCGGCGCGGTTCGAAAGACGACGCGTTAGCCGGCGGTCGTTCGTCGGCGAACAGACATCTTAAAAAGTGA